TGCCGCAATTGCGTCGCTCCCTTCGCACGGCAACGGTTGGCCGGGGTTGATGCAATACCGTCCAAGCCGACGTGCAGGGTCGTCCGCCCGCCGGCCACGCTGCTTGCGAAAGTGCGGCCGCTTCAATGGAAGAAACGTTCGAGGCGTTCCGCCTCCCCTACTGTGATCGCGATGACCGCCCCATGCTTCGGGCGCGTGAAGTTGGTCGCCTTCATCGGCGATCCCGCGTCGTTGAAGCGACCGATCGGCGTGTAGGTCATGAAGTCCTTCGTCTCCGCGAAGCCCATGTTGTTGGGCTTGATCCCGAACACGTCGTACATCAACACGTAGGTGTTGCTGTTGTAGCGACGCCACAACGTCGGCGCCTCCGACGCATGCTGTTCCTGATCGACCTTGCCGGGCTCGTAGCTCCAGCCGCCATTGATCCGGGTGGACACCGCATGGCGGATGTTTCCCGGCGGCGTGTGGGCGACGTAGAACATGTGATATTTGCTGCCGACCTTCGTGATGTCGGCGTCGATCACGTTGACCTTCGCATCGGGGAAGGAGAACAGTTTGCGCGGCGCCTCCGTCAGGGTCTTGAAATCGGCATCCGCGTACGAATAGACCAGATAGTTCGGCCCGTTGCCATCGCGGACCGTGTAATAGACCATCAACCTACGACGTTGCGGATCGTAAATCGTTTCCGGCGCCCAGCTGTTGCCGATGTTGCGATACTGCGGAAACAGGCTGGCGGGCGTTACCCGTGCTAGCGTCCAGTGCAGCAAATCGTACGACTTCATGAAGATCAGGTTGCGATTGTTACCCCAGCCATATTCCTTTTCCGGCCGCTCCCAGTCGGTCGTACGCAACCCTTCCCGTTTGGCGAAGATGTGCAAGTCGGTCATTGAGAGATAGAAGGCGCCGTCCGGTCCGCGCATGATGTGCGGATCGCGAATACCTTTCTGCTCGGCGACGTCACGGCCCGAGAGCACCGCCTTGCCGTCATTCACGTCGGTGAAACTATACCCGTCGCGCGACGTGGCGAAGTGAAGGGAGTGATCTTCGTCCGTGAAATAGGTCATCAGATAGGCGCTGCGCTTGCCGGTATCTGCCGCCGGCTTGATCAGGCCCGCCTTGTCGACGATGGCGAGCTGGCGAGCCGCCGGTGCAGCAGCCGGCGTCGCGGCGTGCATCGCGGTCGTGGCCACGGCGACCACCAGGCAGGTTACGTTTCGCAGGACACGTTTCAAGATGCTCTCCCTTTCCGAACGGCTCTCACCAATACTCCGACAAGTCAATCAGGAGAGCTGACTGCTGCGGTGCCTGTCAGCGCGGCAGACCGCGCCGGCGACGATCGGCAATCCGGCTCACGATCGCGGTGCCGCCACCTTCTCGAAGACCGGCCGCGTCTCTCCGTCGAGCTCGGTCGCTTCCCGTACGACCTCGATCCGGTCGCCCCGGTCGCGAAGCTCGTAGAGCTTGCCGCGCGCATTCTGGAACGGGCGGTGCAGGACCATCATCAGCGTATCGTCGAAGCGGCGGAAGATCATGCCATGCCCGCTGTCTGCGCGGACCAACGGCGGCAATTGCTCCCACGGGCCTGCAATGTCGCCGCTCGTGGAACGCGCGACCGACTGGACGTAGCCGTCCTTGTCGTAGCTGGACCAGAGCATCAACAAGGTGCCGGTCCGCGTGCGGAACAACTCCGGCCCATCGGTGACGTTGCCGGCCGTGGGATCGGTCGGGTCGGCTCGTTTCACCCACGGCGCCTCCGACGCGCGGAACAACAATCGCGGCACCCCGGCGGCGCGCAGGTCGCCGGTCAACGGCACCGCCTCGATCGTCCCGTCGCCGATCTGCACCCACTCGTGCGCGTAGACCATCCACGGCTTGCCGTCGCGATCGACGTGGAGCGTGCCGTCGAGCGTCATCACCGAGGCGTCGACCACCGGCGCGCCGCCGCGCAACAGCCGAAAAGGACCGCCGAGCGTGTCGGCAACCGCGATCAGCGTGCTGCGCCGTACGGGTCGGCGGCCGCCCACCGTCGGCAGCTTGGCCGCATCGTTGTAGAACGTGGCGAACAAATACCAGCGCCCGCGCCACCGGTGGACCTCGGGCGCCCAGGCGCCGTCGTTCGCCCATGTCCCCGGCGGCAAGGTGAAGACCACTTTGCCGCGCTGCCAGCGTTTGAGGTCGCCACTGCGATAGGCCATGATGCCGAGCCGCTTGTCGCCGGTCATCTCCGGCTCGTTACGCGTGAACAACCAATAGCTGCCGCTCGCACGATCCGCGACGATCCATGGATCGTGCAGCGGCATTGCGGGCATCAGCAGCGATCCCGCATCGGTCGCGACGGATCGCTTCGGCACCGCCGCGGGAAGGCAGATCAGGAGCGCCGCAGCGGCTAGCGAGCGAATAAACATGATACACGAGCACCTTCGCGACTTACCTTGAGGGTAGCGACAGACCGCGGCGGAGCAAGCCCGACCGCGCCCGAGCGCGTAAGACGGGAAGAGGCTCCGCTTCGGCAGCGCGCCAAACCTGCGCTCCGCCAGGCACGTATCGCACCTCGCCGCCAATATGGGTCGCAAAAGCAGCGAAGCGCAAAGCCGGGCGCGTTAAGGATGTTGCAGTTGCCGCGGCCGACAGCCGGCAACTCGCTTTCAGTCCGGACCCGTAGATGATCGGAGCAATCGACCTTCGCGGCCGATCAGATGACAACGGGCAACCAGAGTGGTCGGGGCCGGTACAAGGTAGCCGTCATGCACACATCGATCGTGCCTTGCGCCGGCCACATCGTGTGTACCGCTGTGATAGCACGAAGACCATTGTCGCGCCGGGCATCGAACGCGACACCCGGGATCAATTTGACCGACCGACGCGCCTGCGGCGACATGGTTCGCGGAGGAAGATTCGCGGTCAGGCGAACGCGCGTCACGATCGCGATACAATCTCGGTTTTCAGCCCAACGGGCGTGTCCGCCGCACGATCGGCGCCGCTGTCTCTCCCCCCATCAAAGTCGAAGGATGAATCGATGAAAATCTCTGTGGCACGAATGATGGCGCCGGCCCTCGCGCTTGCTTTCGCGGGATCGGACGCTGCGGCGCAGGGTCTGCGCTACGATTGCCAGAACGAGCCGGTCGCGATCGAAATCCCCGGCGATCGCCTCGACAGGGCGCTGGCGCAATTGCGGATCGCGACGCGCTGCCCGATCTCCGGCACGAAGCTGGCGAAGGGCAAGCGGTCGCGCCCGCTCGTCGGCACGATGGTGCCCGAGGAAGCGCTACAGGCGATGCTGAACGGCACCGGGCTGCAGGCACGTCGCCTGAAGGGTGGGTTCCAGGTCGTGCGGCTCCCGCGCCGTTGAGAATGCACCGGGGAGGCTGAGCGCCTCCCCGGGCGTCACCCGGCCATGCCGATGCCCGTCCACACGGCCATCGCGATCATCATCAGATTCTCGGTCAGCGACAGGAAGCCGAGCGGCACGTTGCTCGATCCGCCGACGCACGCGCATTTCAACGCGCGCCGGTCGATGTAGACCGCCTTGATCACCGACGCCGCGCCGATCGTCCCGATGCTCAGCGCGACCGGCACGGACAGCCACGTCGCCGCGCCTGCGATCATCAGCACGCCCGCCAGTCCCTCGGCAAAGGGATAGACGTAGGAATAAGGCACCCAGCGTTTCGCGAGCAGGTCGTAGTTGAGGAACATCGTCGCGAAACTCTCGATATTCTGGAGTTTCAGCAGCGCCAGCACGGCCATGCTGAACGCGACGAACCACTCCCCCGCACGCAGCGTGAACGATGTGCCGTACACCGCATGGCTGGCGGCCAGCGCCATCAGCGCGGTCATCGCGAACAGCGCCGCGACCGGGCGGTAGGTGGTCGCCTCGGGATCCACGACGCGCTTGCCGAAGCGGCGGCGCAGATCGTCGTAGCCGCCGATCCGGTCGCCATCGATGAAGATCTGCGGGGTCGTGCCGACGCCGTGCTCCGCCTTGAACGCGTCGGTTTCCGCACGCGTGCGCAGCCAGTGGTCCTCGACGGCATAGCCCTGCCGTCGCAACAGATCCTTCGCCTTTAGACCATACGGGCAGACATGGCGCTCCATCACCATGCGGTACAGGACGGCGCGGCGCGGTTCGACAGAGGCGGGCATGACAGCGTCTTTCGGTTGGTATCGGGGAAGCTGTCACCCATATGGGGTCCGTACCATGGTACGGAGTCAAGGCATGTCGGGACTGACGATCGCCGGACTGGCGCGCGCCGCAGGAGTTGGTGTGGAGACGGTGCGTTACTACCAACGGCGCGGGTTGCTGCTCACCCCCGATCGCACCGGCGCGACCGGCGGCATCCGCCGCTACGACGCGCAAGATGTTCGCCGGCTGCGTTTCATCCGCTCGGCGCAGGCGGCCGGCTTCACGCTCGAACAGATCGGTGAGTTGCTGGCGCTGGACGCAACCGAGGATCGCGCGCGGGTACGCGCGCTGGCCGGCGAGCGGCTGGCGGCGCTGGATGCGCAGATCGCTGCACTGGAGACCGCGCGCGCGTCGCTGCGACGGCTGGCCGGCGAATGTGCGGACGGGGCGGCCGGACCCTGCCCGATCCTGACGTCCTTCGAACATCGCTGAACGAGATACCGGATGGGAGCGGCATGATCTCCGCACGTGGCGCCGGTCCGAGCCACATGCCGCGATCATGAGCGGGACCGGGACGCGACGGCGGCCTGATCAGGCGAAGCCTCGCCCTGTCCACGAGCCCGCGCATCTTGCGATCGAAGCGGTGTGATGGGCTCGGTCCGCCACCCGGGCCACGGCCCGGCTGGCGCGCAAACCGACGCCGTAAATTGGTCAGCCTTCGAGATCGGTGGCGAGCGAAACGCCCATGTAGCGGCCGGCGTTGTAGGTCAGTCCCCCCGAGGACCCGGCGATCCAGCGATAGCTGTCGAACAGGTTCGTCACCTGGACACGTGCCACGAGGTCACGTTGCGCCAGTCGGAGCCGGTGCCGCGCGCCGATTGCGACGGTGAGCCGGGACGGCAGGTGGACGGCATTTTCCTGATCGGCGAACGACCCGCCGTGACGGGTCACCTGAACGTCGAGCGATGATCCCTTCCACCCCTCGGGATGCACGTCCATCGCTACCACGACGCGGCTGCGGCTGGTCCCGACCGGACGCGCGCCGATCGCCCCGTTCGTCACCGGTTCGCCGGCGACACGCGGATCGAGCAGGACCGCGCCGGCGACCACGCTCGCGAACCGCGTCACCTCGCCGCTCAGCGATCCCTCGACGCCGCGATGGCGGACCTCACCCAGCCGGCGGTAAAAGCCGCTCGCGTCCAGGTTGAAGTAGGGCTTGCGGATGTCGAACACCCCGACCGCACCCTTCAATCCACCTGCGGTGGCGCGCACGCCCGCATCCACCTGTTGCGTCCGCAACGCCGGCGGCGCCGCGTTCCGGTTGCTGGCGTTGTCGGGCGCGACTTCGCTTTCCTCCAGGCCGCGGGTAAAGCCTGCGTACGCCGACACGCCGGACGCGACATCCAGCGACGCCATCAGGTTGAACAGCCACGGGCGATCGCGCGCGACGATCTCGTCGCTGCCCGGTGGGCGCACATGCTTGCGGTAACCGGTCTTCTGGATGCCGAGGTTCAGGCTGCCGCGTCCCTTCCAGCGACCTTCGTAGGCGATCCCGGCCGTGACCTGCCGGACGTCGTCCGGCGTGCGTTCCGCAAAGCCGAACAACGGCTCCGCCTGCGGTGCCTGGGTCCTGATGTCGCGTCGGGACAGTTCCACCGCATCCGCGTCGCCATAGATCCGCGCCTGATCGCGGGCGCGCAACGATGCATGGAAGCGGTGGACGCGCGGACCTTCGGTGAGCGCGCGCGACACGCGGATCTCGCCCGAGGTCGAGGCGTAGCGTGACGCGGGCGCGGCATAGACGGTTTCGACACCCACGCCGCGCGCGTCCACGTCCAGCCACAAGGTCGTCCGGTCGCGGTCGATGGCATAGACCGAGCGGAACAGGCCAGCCGCCAGCGACCATTCGCCGCGGCGCGTCCGTGCGATCACCCCGGCGTTGCTGCCGCTCGACGTATTCGTCGCCCACGTCTGCCCGGTGTATCGTCGACGATCGCGCAGCGGTGGCGGGACGAACGGCCCGCTGGTGAAGTAGGTCGGGACGGCTTCCTCGCTCCACGATGTCTCCGCGCTCCAGAACGGGATCACCTCGGTGTCGGGTGCCGGTCGCCACCGGAAGCTGAGCCCGGCGGAAAATATCTGCGGCGTGCCGCCGAACCATTCGTTGTCGCGATATCCGGCCACGCCGCCGGCGGCGGACAGCACCTCGCCGGCAATCGGGGCGCGGACATCGAACTCGATACTGGCATCGCCGAACGTCCCTGCGTTCAGCCGCGGGCTCAGCACCACCGCATCGGGCGTTTCGGGCAGCCGGAAATCGGCGATGCCGGTGGGAGCGGGAAACGGATAGTCGATCGCGGTCAGGCCGATGCGGACGATGGAACTGTCCACGATACGGTAGCTGAGGTCGGCCTGCTGATCGATATACAGGCCCTCGACGCGGACGTTGCCGGCGTCGACGGGCGAGAAGCCGCGCACGTCCTCTTCATCGTACAGCCCCACGGATTCATTGGCGTAGCTTACGCCGAACGCGTCCTCGGCGGCGCGTGCCGCATTCTGGTCGGCACGTTGCGCCGCTGCCTCGCCGGCCCACCCCAAGGCCGCGAGCGCCATCAATACCCGGTTGTGCATACCCGATCCCCTTCCGCTTTTTTAGCGGAAGGGCGCGCACCGACCAAGATGAAACCGCGCCGGGGCCGCGCAAGATCGGTCAGCATCGGTCAAAGCGAGGAATAGACGCGGGATAGTCGAAGTCTTTCGCGACAACCAACGCACGGGAGCGCTGCAGGTCACGGTCTCCCGGCAACGCACCTTCGACAGCATCGACCAGCATCGCGCGCTGCTCTCACGCCAGCGACACTCCTATTTGCGCCGAACCTCGCCGCGATTGCTTTTCCCCGAAGCGCAAGCCGAACGAGAACCCCGCGCCACGCGAAAGCGTCCGCGCGAGACGCCGCGCCGCACGGTCCATCGCGGCCAGCGCAGCGCCGTCAGTCGCGCGGCGCGCGGGCGATCACTGCCTGCGCCGCACGCAGCCGCGCCTTCCATATCTTCACCGACGGATGCCCGGCAGCGAGACCCACGAGCCGCCCCTCGATCTGCGCCACATCGCGCCGTGCTGCGTCGAGTTCGGCCGCGGTCGGCGCGGGTTGGATCTTGGCACGCGCATGTGCGCCGGTGCGGCCCTTGCTCTTGGTCATGACGACCCAGATGCTCGCAGCGGCGGCCCGGCGTCAATGACCGACGTGCAGGGGGCGGGCGTCATCGCGGCACGACGCGCCCCGCCGCCGGAAAAAGCCCGTCCGGATACAAGACGATCCGCGACGAGCACGAGCGCGGGGCATGGTATGGCATCAGCATATCGGCAGGCATGATCGGGGCTCCGGTCGGCCGTGATGGCCACGCCCTCTCCTGGCCACCCCCCTGCTGCCAGCATGGTGGCAGCAGCATGCCCGCCCCATCGCCTTTCCTTGCCCTCCCGCATCGGAACGGACCGCTGCCCCTTTCCACGCCATGCCGAAACGTGGAACCGCCGGGCCGATGAACCCGGCCCCCGCTCCCTTCATACTCCTCGCAAAGCAACGGCCTGGCCGACGTTGCAGCAATCTTTGCAACGCTTCGTCGTAAATGCTGCTGCTCCGCGCGCTTTTGCTATACTAGCGGATCCGTCATCAGTGTTCTCCGTGCGTCATCCTTGCCGATCGTCATTGAAATGAAACCGGAGCGAGCCCGATCGTGACCAATACTGAGCCCTTCCCCGCGCCTGTGCCGGGTCCGGAGCTGTCGATCGTGGTGCCGACCTTCAACGAGGCCGACAACATCGGTTTGCTGGTCGAGGCGGTGGCAGCGGCTGCAACCGGGATCGCGTGGGAGCTGGTGTTCGTCGACGACCACTCGCCGGACGGGACCGCCGAACGCGTGCGCGGGATCGCGCGAGACGACGCCCGCGTGCGGATCGTGCATCGCTACGGGCGCCGCGGGCTGTCCAGCGCGTGCGTGGAAGGGATTATGTCGTCATCCGCGCCGTGCTGCATCGTGATGGATGCCGATTTTCAGCACGACGAGCGGATCATCCCGGCGCTGTTCGCTGCAATCCGCAGCGGCGAAGCGGATCTGGCGGTGGGAAGCCGCTATACCGATGGCGGCGGCTTCGGCGGGTGGGACAAACGCCGCGTCGCGATCAGCAAGCTGGCGACGCGACTGGCGGCGCGGCTGACCGGCACCGCGATGACCGATCCGATGAGCGGGTTCTTCGCGGTCCGCCGCGATAGCTTCATGCGCTCGCTGCCGGGCCTTTCCTCGATCGGGTTCAAGGTGTTGCTCGATATCGCGGCCTCGGCACCGGCGCCACTCGTGGTGGTGGAGGTGCCCTATACCTTCCGCACCCGCCAGCGCGGCGAGAGCAAGCTCGATACGCTGGTACTTTGGCAATATATCGAACTGCTGATCGACAAGACCATCGGGCGCTACGTCTCGACCCGTTTCGTCAGCTTCGCGGTGGTCGGCGGGCTGGGCGTTGCGGTGCACTTCCTGATCCTGACCAGCCTGTACATGGGGCTGGGCACGTCGTTCGGCGTGGCGCAGACCGCGGCCACGGTCGTCGCGATCTCGAACAATTTTTTCCTCAACAACGCGCTGACGTACAGCGATCGGCGGCTGAGGGGACGTCGGCTGTTCTGGGGCTGGATCACCTTCAACCTGATCTGTGCCACCGGCGCCGCCGCCAACGTCGGCGTGGCCGATTATCTGTTCGCACGTCCGGTCAACTGGGTGTTGTCGGCATTCGCCGGCATCCTGGTCAGCGTGGTCTGGAATTACACGATCAGCAACGCCGTGACGTGGCGCAGGAAGTGAACGGCGCGACCGAAGCGGCGGCGTCGCCGGCGAGCGCGGACGAGGTGGATGGCGCCGCCGCGAACCGCGCGACCGCGACGGGATTTTTCCGCCAAAACCCCCACCAATGGAGCCGCGCGGCGTGGCGGAGCGACCGCGTCGGCCTGACGATGCGTGCGCTCGACGCGGTGCCGCCGGCGCGCATGGCCCTGTGGCTTTACGTGCTGGCCTGCGCAATCCTGCTGCTCGTCGGATTCGCGGTGCGGTTCCGCACCGGGGCCGCAGCGCTGGAGGCCGACGAGGCCGAATATCTCGGCCTGTCGAGCGAGATCATGCGCGGGATCTGGCATCTCTCGCCGCGCCGCACGCTGGCCTTCCCGGCGCTGCTGGCTGCGATTCGGTCGCTGTGGGACGACCTGCTGTTCCTCCAGGTCGTCGTCGCCGCGATCTTTGCGCTGTCGGCGCCGGCGCTGTTCGCGCTGGTACGACGGCTGACATGCTCGACCGCGATCGCCGCGGTCGCGACGGTCGCCTTCGTGCTGTGGCCGCCGGTGATCTATTATGGCGTTTCACTGTACAGCGAAACGCTGGCGCTGCCGGTCTTCCTTGCCGCACTGGCGCTGCTACCGTCCGGCACGCGGGTTGCCGACGGGATCGCCGCGGGCACGCGCGCAGGCATCGATACCGCCCTGCTGCGCGCGCCGTGGCGGCATGCACTGTTCGCCGGCATGATGCTCGGGTTCGCGGCGCATGTCCGCCCGATGTACCTGCTGTTCCTGCCGGTGCTGGTGCTGATCGTGCTGATCGAGGAGCGGCGCGTCGCCGTCGCGTTGCGCCGTACCGCGATCGTGCTGGCAGGCTTTGCGCTCGTCGTGCTGCCGTGGTCGCTCTACATGAGCCAGCGCCACGAGCGCGTGATCCTGCTGACCGCCAATGGCGGCGAGACGCTGGCCGGCGGGCTGACGCCGCGGCTGCTGACGCCGGCCGGTCGCTACACCATCCGAACCGATGACCGCACCACCTGGGTTGGGCCGGGCAAATGGCTGCCGATGCACGACAACGGCTATCTGTCGGCGCAAGAGCAGACCCTCCCCTACACGCAGGTCGACGGGCTTCTGCAGAAACGCACGTTCGCGTGGATCGCCGCCGACCCCGCGCAGGCCGCGTTCATCGAAATACGCAAGCTGAGCTACATGTGGGGCATCTATCCGTTCGCCGGGAATGGCACGCGGCAATGGCTGTTCGGCAACCTGCCGACGCTGTTCGTGCTCGCGCTGTCGCTGGCGTTCCTGCTGACAAGCCGCACGGCGCGCGTCGCCTTGCCGCGACTGTGGATGCTGGCACTGTTCGTCAGCGGCGTGGCGCTGATCAGCTGGGGTAGCTGGCGTTTTCGCCAGCCCGCCGACGCCGGCCTCCTGGCCTTCGTCGCGTGCAATCTCTGCTGGCGGCTCCGCCGGCACTTGCCCGCGCGGCGTGCGGATGACGGGGAGAGCGGGGACCCGCCCCGCGCCGACGGCGGCCTTACGACCACGATCAGTTGAACGGCGACGGCGCGGCCGTCGCGTTTGCCCTACGTTTCGAATCGCTCGCTTTCCGGCACGTCATGGCGGGGCGGATTGGTGCCCGATCAACTGACGGGCAGCTGCAGGTGACGACAACGGCTCCTACCCGGCAGAAGGCACGCTCGCGATCCGACCGGTCGCATAGCCCACGACGTCGCCGCCCGTTGCACAGGCGGCTGTAGGTCACCTGTCCTTCCGGGCGTGACCGGCCCTCGAGCCCGGCGCCGCTCCTTATCCGTGAGGTCACGATTCCAGAAGTGGGGGCGAAGCGTCGAGGGAAGGCCAAGAGGCGGTGTGCTCGTGAGCCGCTCCAATCGCGGATACGCCGCGTGCATCCTTGGCGTCGCCACCCGGAACGCATCGTCCCTCTGTACCGGCACCTGCGGTCCGGACGCGTGCGTCTGGCGAAGCATAAAGCTCATGAAGCATGAAGCTTACACGAACATGCGCGATCTACTCCAGAAAGCGTATTTCACGCCGACACGGCGACGTCACACATGGCGCCAAGCAGCCGGCACTCCATCGAAGCAGGCACCAAGCACGGCAACAAACAAAAACCCCGCCCAGCACTTGGCGGGACGGGGTTTTGTTTTCCAATGGTGCGCCCGGAACGATTCGAACGTCCGACCCTCAGATTCGTAGTCTGATGCTCTATCCAGCTGAGCTACGGGCGCATCGTGGAGCGGCGCTGTTAGCCGGCGAATCGGGACCACGCAAGGGCATTGCGCCACTTTTTTTGCCCCTCTACGCCGAAACCATGCTTCGCCCGCTCGCCTCGTTCGCTTCGCTGTCGCTCCTCGCCGCCTGTGCGGCCGATCCGACGGTCTACCCCTCGCTCGCGCCCCGTCCGGCCGAGAAGCTGGGGTTCGAGGAACCCGCCCCGCCGCCAGCGACTGCGGCCGTCGCTGACCCGGCGCTCGACGCACGCCTCGCGGCGCTCTCGCAGCAGCGCGCCACCGCCGTGAAAGACTTCGATCGTGCCGCCGCGCGCGCCGACACGCTGGCGCGCTCCGCGCGTGGTGCGAAGGTCGGCAGCGACGCCTGGATCGCGGCGCAGACCGCGATCGCCGATCTCGATGCGCTGCGCTCGACGCATGCCGACGCGCTCGGCACGCTCGATGAACTCGCCGCCGCGCGCGCGCAGGCGCTGCAACCCGCCTATCCGTCGCTGGAACGCGAACTGGCCGCGGCGCGCGCCGCCGCCACCGCGCAGACCGCGCGCATCGACGCCCTCACCGCCGCGCTGCCCAGCCCCTGAGCGCCGCCGCTCAGAACGTCAGCAGAGGCAGGATGCTCGCATAATCGTCGGTCCACGCCGCGAACCCGGGGCGCGCGCGCAGCGTCTTCCATTCGCCCTCCCGACCCGTGACCAGCGCCAGCGTCCACGGATCACGTGTCATCACCACCCAGGACGACGGCGTCTCCTCCTCCTTCAGCAGCGAGGGGCGGTGGTCGAGGATCAACGCCTGCCACCCGCCCGCACGCGCCGCCGCCGCGACGACCGGGCGCAGGTTGACGAAGCGGTTGGAGATATGGACCGCCAGCACGCCGTTGCGCGCCAGCACCCGCGCGTAGCCCGCGAACGCCTCGCGCGTCAGCAGGTGCATCGGCACCGCGTCGGAGGAGAAAGCATCCAGCGCGAGCACGTCGAGGCTGGCGGGTGCGGCCCGCTCCAGCGACAGCCGCGCATCGCCCAGTACGATCGTCGCCTGCGGCGCGCAATCCGCGACGAAGGTGAAGCGCCGCGCCCGCGTCAGCGCCGCCATCGCGGGATCGATCTCGTAGAAGCGCCAGCGCTGTCCCGGTTGCGCGTAACAGGCCAGCGTGCCCGTCCCCAGCCCGACAACCCCGATCCGCGCGCCCGGCCCGAACACCGCCGGCGCGGCGCGCATCACGTGACCCACACCCGAATCGGGCGTGTAATAGGTCGTCGGCGTCCGCTCGCGCGCCGCCGTTCCGGTCAGCTGGACGCCGTGCAGCGTCGTGCCGTGGATCAGCGTCCGCCGCCGCGCCTCGTCCGCCACGGTATAGACCCCGAAATAGCTGCGCACCCGCGCGCCCGGCTCCAGCGACAGCGACACCGCGCGCACGCCGCCGAACAGCAGCAACCCGCTGGCGAGCACCAGCAGGTACGGCACTCGCGCGCCCAGCGACACCAGCCCGCCCAGCGCGACGATGGCGAAGATCGTGCCGACATGCCGTACCTCGCGAAACCCGCCCGGCTCGCGCCCGATCAGCAGCACCGCGCCCGCCAGCAGCAGCACGATCGCGACCGACCCGATCGCCGGCGCTCCACGGCGATGCCAGACGGCGCGCAATGCTGGCGTCAGATAGGTCTGCGGCACCAGCATCCCCGCCGCCACGATCAGCAGCGGATATTCCCACGTCCAGTCGAACAGCGTCGGCGCGACCAGCCCCGCGAACACGCCGCCCAGCGCGCCACCGAACGACATCGCGAGGTAGAAGCCGGTCAGCCTCGCCGGCTCCGGACGCAGGCGGTACAGCTGGGTGTGCAGCGCGACCGAGATCATGAACAGCAGGATCAGCGCGGTGACCGCACTGAACGTCGCGCGCTCCGCGAATCCGCCCATCAGGACGCCGCCGAACAGCACGATCGTCACCGGCGCGCTGGACGTCAGCAGGTCCGCCGCCCCGCGCCGCGCCGCGAACGCGATCGAGAAGCTCAGCAGGTAGATCGCGAGCGGGATCACCCACAACAGCGGCATCGCGACCAGATCGGTGCTGACGAACGTACTGGTCGCCAGCATCATCCCCGACGGTAC
The genomic region above belongs to Sphingomonas phyllosphaerae 5.2 and contains:
- a CDS encoding glycoside hydrolase family 43 protein — encoded protein: MKRVLRNVTCLVVAVATTAMHAATPAAAPAARQLAIVDKAGLIKPAADTGKRSAYLMTYFTDEDHSLHFATSRDGYSFTDVNDGKAVLSGRDVAEQKGIRDPHIMRGPDGAFYLSMTDLHIFAKREGLRTTDWERPEKEYGWGNNRNLIFMKSYDLLHWTLARVTPASLFPQYRNIGNSWAPETIYDPQRRRLMVYYTVRDGNGPNYLVYSYADADFKTLTEAPRKLFSFPDAKVNVIDADITKVGSKYHMFYVAHTPPGNIRHAVSTRINGGWSYEPGKVDQEQHASEAPTLWRRYNSNTYVLMYDVFGIKPNNMGFAETKDFMTYTPIGRFNDAGSPMKATNFTRPKHGAVIAITVGEAERLERFFH
- a CDS encoding glycoside hydrolase family 43 protein, producing the protein MFIRSLAAAALLICLPAAVPKRSVATDAGSLLMPAMPLHDPWIVADRASGSYWLFTRNEPEMTGDKRLGIMAYRSGDLKRWQRGKVVFTLPPGTWANDGAWAPEVHRWRGRWYLFATFYNDAAKLPTVGGRRPVRRSTLIAVADTLGGPFRLLRGGAPVVDASVMTLDGTLHVDRDGKPWMVYAHEWVQIGDGTIEAVPLTGDLRAAGVPRLLFRASEAPWVKRADPTDPTAGNVTDGPELFRTRTGTLLMLWSSYDKDGYVQSVARSTSGDIAGPWEQLPPLVRADSGHGMIFRRFDDTLMMVLHRPFQNARGKLYELRDRGDRIEVVREATELDGETRPVFEKVAAPRS
- a CDS encoding STN domain-containing protein; translation: MKISVARMMAPALALAFAGSDAAAQGLRYDCQNEPVAIEIPGDRLDRALAQLRIATRCPISGTKLAKGKRSRPLVGTMVPEEALQAMLNGTGLQARRLKGGFQVVRLPRR
- a CDS encoding glutaredoxin family protein; translated protein: MPASVEPRRAVLYRMVMERHVCPYGLKAKDLLRRQGYAVEDHWLRTRAETDAFKAEHGVGTTPQIFIDGDRIGGYDDLRRRFGKRVVDPEATTYRPVAALFAMTALMALAASHAVYGTSFTLRAGEWFVAFSMAVLALLKLQNIESFATMFLNYDLLAKRWVPYSYVYPFAEGLAGVLMIAGAATWLSVPVALSIGTIGAASVIKAVYIDRRALKCACVGGSSNVPLGFLSLTENLMMIAMAVWTGIGMAG
- a CDS encoding MerR family transcriptional regulator — translated: MVRSQGMSGLTIAGLARAAGVGVETVRYYQRRGLLLTPDRTGATGGIRRYDAQDVRRLRFIRSAQAAGFTLEQIGELLALDATEDRARVRALAGERLAALDAQIAALETARASLRRLAGECADGAAGPCPILTSFEHR
- a CDS encoding TonB-dependent receptor gives rise to the protein MHNRVLMALAALGWAGEAAAQRADQNAARAAEDAFGVSYANESVGLYDEEDVRGFSPVDAGNVRVEGLYIDQQADLSYRIVDSSIVRIGLTAIDYPFPAPTGIADFRLPETPDAVVLSPRLNAGTFGDASIEFDVRAPIAGEVLSAAGGVAGYRDNEWFGGTPQIFSAGLSFRWRPAPDTEVIPFWSAETSWSEEAVPTYFTSGPFVPPPLRDRRRYTGQTWATNTSSGSNAGVIARTRRGEWSLAAGLFRSVYAIDRDRTTLWLDVDARGVGVETVYAAPASRYASTSGEIRVSRALTEGPRVHRFHASLRARDQARIYGDADAVELSRRDIRTQAPQAEPLFGFAERTPDDVRQVTAGIAYEGRWKGRGSLNLGIQKTGYRKHVRPPGSDEIVARDRPWLFNLMASLDVASGVSAYAGFTRGLEESEVAPDNASNRNAAPPALRTQQVDAGVRATAGGLKGAVGVFDIRKPYFNLDASGFYRRLGEVRHRGVEGSLSGEVTRFASVVAGAVLLDPRVAGEPVTNGAIGARPVGTSRSRVVVAMDVHPEGWKGSSLDVQVTRHGGSFADQENAVHLPSRLTVAIGARHRLRLAQRDLVARVQVTNLFDSYRWIAGSSGGLTYNAGRYMGVSLATDLEG
- a CDS encoding glycosyltransferase, with the protein product MTNTEPFPAPVPGPELSIVVPTFNEADNIGLLVEAVAAAATGIAWELVFVDDHSPDGTAERVRGIARDDARVRIVHRYGRRGLSSACVEGIMSSSAPCCIVMDADFQHDERIIPALFAAIRSGEADLAVGSRYTDGGGFGGWDKRRVAISKLATRLAARLTGTAMTDPMSGFFAVRRDSFMRSLPGLSSIGFKVLLDIAASAPAPLVVVEVPYTFRTRQRGESKLDTLVLWQYIELLIDKTIGRYVSTRFVSFAVVGGLGVAVHFLILTSLYMGLGTSFGVAQTAATVVAISNNFFLNNALTYSDRRLRGRRLFWGWITFNLICATGAAANVGVADYLFARPVNWVLSAFAGILVSVVWNYTISNAVTWRRK